The sequence CGTTCGACGACGCCGCTCAGTTCGACATCGGGCTCATCTTGTCGGACGACATCGGCTTTTTCATCGCGTCCTTCGGCGTGTGGCCCTTCTTCATGCCGCCCTTCGCCATGTGATCTTGCTTCTTCATGCCCATCTCGTCCTTCGACATCGCGCCCTTCGACATCTCGCCCTTCGACATCGCATCCTTCGACATCGCATCCTTCGA comes from Burkholderia savannae and encodes:
- a CDS encoding pentapeptide MXKDX repeat protein yields the protein MKRNLFAFACVAGLALAAPLAHAQNDAMSKDAMSKDAMSKDAMSKGEMSKGAMSKDEMGMKKQDHMAKGGMKKGHTPKDAMKKPMSSDKMSPMSN